In one Betta splendens chromosome 14, fBetSpl5.4, whole genome shotgun sequence genomic region, the following are encoded:
- the acaca gene encoding acetyl-CoA carboxylase 1 isoform X10, translating to MQWSLIVLVVCWLTLTVFLRALFGLFFWSRKQLSLVFAACSCHPVMAQQDGAAKKNPAVAALHSHFIVGSVSEENSEDEIQGKADMQLEEKEPRSLSPSSGSSDSTYEMGFDHLDSAVLNLRPSMSGLHLVKQGRDRRRMDQQRDFTVASPAEFVTRFGGNKIIEKVLIANNGIAAVKCMRSIRRWAYEMFRNERAIRFVVMVTPEDLKANAEYIKMADHYVPVPGGTNNNNYANVELILDIAKRIPVQAVWAGWGHASENPKLPELLQKNGIAFMGPPSQAMWALGDKIASSVVAQTAGIPTLPWSGTGLTVEWTENSQKKKVISVPPDVYECGCIHDVEDGLKAAEKIGYPVMVKASEGGGGKGIRKVNCADDFPNLFRQVQAEVPGSPIFIMQLAKHARHLEVQILADQYGNAISLFGRDCSVQRRHQKIIEEAPATIATSDVFENMERCAVKLAKMVGYVSAGTVEYLYSQDSSFYFLELNPRLQVEHPCTEMVADVNLPAAQMQIAMGIPLHRIKDIRMLYGVQPWGDSPIDFEGLSTAPSPRGHVIAARITSENPDEGFKPSSGTVQELNFRSNKNVWGYFSVAAAGGLHEFADSQFGHCFSWGENREEAISNMVVALKELSIRGDFRTTVEYLIKLLETESFQHNSIDTGWLDRLISEKMQAERPDTMLGIVSGALHVADVNLRNSVSNFLHSLERGQVLPAHTLLNTVDVELIYEATKYVLTVTRQSPNSYVVIMNNSYAEVDVHRLSDGGLLLSYDGSSCTTYMKEEVDRYRITIGNKTCVFEKENDPSLLRSPSAGKLIQYTVEDGGHVFAGQCYAEIEVMKMVMTLTAAESGCIHYVKRAGAALEQGCVIAKLQLDDPSRVQQAELYTGALPSVQAVALRGEKLHRVFHNTLDHLVHIMNGYCLPEPFFSSKLKEWVERLMKTMRDPSLPLLELQEIMTSVSGRIPPAVEKAIKKEMAQYASNITSVLCQFPSQQIANILDSHAATLNKKSEREVFFMNTQSIVQLVQKYRSGIRGHMKAVVMDLLRQYLKVEIQFQNGHYDKCVFALREENKGDLTNVLHYIFSHAQVTKKNLLVTMLIDQLCGRDPTLTDELMTILTELTQLSKTTNAKVALRARQVLIASHLPSYELRHNQVESIFLSAIDMYGHQFCIENLQKLILSETSIFDVLPNFFYHSNQVVRMAALEVYVRRAYIAYELNSVQHRQLRDNTCVVEFQFMLPTSHPNRMSFSSNLNHYGMVHMASVSDVLLDTTFTPPCQRMGAMVSFRSYQEFTRNITDVLSCFSDSPPSSPSFPEGGNPVLYGEEENKSAQDEPIHILNVAIKTDSDTDDDGLAAMFRDFTQSKKSLLFEHGVRRLTFLVAQKREFPKFFTFRARDKFEEDRIYRHLEPALAFQLELNRMRNFALTAIPCANHKMHLYLGAARVEVGTEVTDYRFFVRAIIRHSDLVTKEASFEYLHNEAERLLLEAMDELEVAFNNTTVRTDCNHIFLNFVPTVIMDPSKIEESVRSMVMRYGSRLWKLRVLQAELKINIRLTPTGKQIPIRLFLTNESGYYLDISLYKEVTDSRTGQIMFQAYGDKQGPLHGMLINTPYVTKDLLQSKRFQAQSLGTTYVYDFPEMFRQALKKLWHSCQTYAHLPKCPLPSELLTFTELVLDAQGQLVQMNRLPGGNEIGMVAWRMTLRTPEYPAGREIIVISNDITHKIGSFGPQEDVLFQRASEMARESGIPRIYIAANSGARIGLAEEIRHMFHVAWQDPADPYKGFKYLYLTPQDYKKVSALNSVHCEHVEDEGESRYKITDIIGKDEGLGVENLRGSGMIAGESSLAYEEIITMNLVTCRAIGIGAYLVRLGQRTIQVDNSHIILTGAGALNKVLGREVYTSNNQLGGIQIMHNNGVTHCTVSDDFEGVFTLLQWLAYMPKCKFSPVPILAAKDPIDRLVEFVPTKAPYDPRWMLAGRPSQTPKGSWQSGFFDHGSFMEIMQPWAQSVVVGRARLGGIPTGVVAVETRSVELSIPADPANLDSEAKIIQQAGQVWFPDSAFKTAQAIKDLNREGLPLIVFSNWRGFSGGMKDMYDQVLKFGAYIVDGLREYKQPVLVYIPPQAELRGGSWVVIDPTINPRHMEMYADKDSRGGVLEPEGTVEIKFRRKDLVKTMRRVDPVYMGLAERLGTPELSPPDRKELETKLKEREEFLLPIYHQVAVQFADLHDTPGRMQEKGVITDILEWQTSRQFFYWRLRRLLLEDTVKRKIQAANSELTDGQVQAMLRRWFVEAEGAVKAYLWDNNEEVVGWLERQIAEEEGARSVVDENIKYIRRDHILKQIRSLVQANPEVAMDSIVHMTQHISPTQRAEVVRILSTMETSASS from the exons ATGCAGTGGTCGCTGATAGTTTTGGTTGTTTGCTGGCTCACGCTGACTGTGTTCCTGCGAGCACTGTTCGGCTTGTTTTTCTGGTCCCGCAAGCAGCTATCGCTAG TGTTCGCAGCCTGTTCATGCCATCCAGTCATGGCTCAACAGGACGGTGCTGCCAAGAAGAACCCAGCTGTCGCGGCGCTGCACTCTCACTTCATTGTGGGGTCGGTGTCGGAGGAGAACTCGGAGGACGAAATCCAAGGGAAGGCAGacatgcagctggaggagaaggagccgcGCTCTTTGTCCCCGTCCTCCGGCAGCTCGGACAGCACCTATGAGATGGGCTTCGATCACTTGGACAGCGCCGTGCTCAACCTACG GCCAAGCATGTCAGGGCTGCACCTAGTGAAGCAAGGCCGGGACCGTCGGCGTATGGATCAGCAGAGGGACTTCACTGTGGCTTCGCCAGCTGAATTTGTCACACGCTTTGGTGGCAACAAGATCATTGAGAAG gtgCTTATTGCCAACAATGGCATTGCAGCAGTCAAATGCATGCGTTCCATCCGTCGCTGGGCCTATGAGATGTTTCGCAACGAAAGGGCCATCCGCTTCGTTGTCATGGTGACTCCAGAGGATCTGAAGGCGAATGCAG AGTACATTAAAATGGCAGATCATTATGTGCCTGTGCCTGGAGGGACTAACAACAACAATTACGCCAATGTCGAGCTCATCTTGGACATTGCTAAACGCATCCCTGTTCAG GCAGTGTGGGCTGGATGGGGTCATGCCTCAGAGAACCCCAAACTCCCAGAGCTGCTTCAGAAGAATGGCATTGCTTTCATGG GCCCCCCAAGTCAGGCAATGTGGGCTCTAGGGGACAAGATTGCCTCTTCAGTCGTGGCTCAGACAGCTGGTATTCCAACTCTGccctggagtggaacag GCCTCACAGTAGAATGGACAGAGAACAGCCAAAAGAAGAAAGTCATCAGTGTTCCTCCTGATGTCTATGAGTGTGGCTGCATCCATGATGTAGAGGATGGTCTAAAA GCTGCAGAAAAGATTGGCTACCCTGTAATGGTAAAGGCTTCAGAGGGAGGTGGCGGAAAAGGAATCCGTAAGGTCAATTGTGCTGATGACTTCCCAAACCTCTTCAGACAG GTTCAGGCAGAGGTTCCCGGATCGCCTATTTTCATCATGCAGCTGGCCAAGCATGCCCGCCACCTGGAGGTCCAGATCTTGGCTGATCAGTATGGCAATGCCATTTCCCTGTTTGGCAGAGACTGTTCCGTCCAAAGACGCCACCAGAAGATCATAGAGGAAGCTCCTGCTACCATTGCCACCTCTGATGTGTTTGAGAATATGGAACGG tgtgCAGTGAAGCTGGCTAAGATGGTGGGTTATGTCAGTGCAGGTACAGTTGAGTACCTGTACAGTCAGGACAGCAGCTTCTACTTCCTGGAACTCAACCCTCGCCTGCAAGTGGAGCACCCCTGCACTGAGATGGTGGCCGACGTCAACTTGCCTGCTGCCCAAATGCAG ATTGCTATGGGTATTCCCCTTCACCGGATCAAGGATATCAGGATGCTTTACGGGGTCCAACCTTGGGGTGACTCTCCCATTGATTTTGAAGGTCTTTCCACAGCCCCCTCCCCACGAGGCCATGTCATTGCAGCGCGTATCACCAGCGAAAATCCAGATGAG GGTTTCAAGCCAAGTTCTGGAACTGTGCAAGAGCTGAATTTCCGCAGCAATAAGAACGTATGGGGCTACTTCAgtgttgcagcagctggagggctTCACGAGTTTGCAGACTCTCAGTTTGGACACTGCTTTTCTTGGGGAGAGAATCGTGAAGAAGCCATCTC AAACATGGTGGTAGCTCTAAAGGAGCTGTCCATCAGGGGGGACTTCAGGACCACAGTGGAATACCTCATTAAGCTACTGGAGACTGAGAGCTTTCAGCACAATAGCATTGACACAGGCTGGCTGGACAGGCTTATCTCTGAGAAAATGCAG GCAGAGCGTCCCGACACCATGCTGGGAATTGTGAGTGGGGCTCTTCATGTGGCAGATGTCAATCTGAGGAACAGCGTTTCCAACTTCCTGCATTCTCTGGAAAG GGGACAGGTTCTTCCAGCACACACGTTACTCAACACTGTGGATGTGGAGTTGATCTATGAAGCTACGAAGTACGTCCTGACTGTGACACGTCAGTCTCCCAACTCCTACGTGGTCATTATGAACAATTCATATGCTGAGGTGGACGTCCATCGACTGAGTGATGGAGGTCTTTTGCTGTCCTatgatggcagcagctgcaccacctACATGAAGGAAGAGGTGGACAG GTACCGTATTACAATTGGAAACAAGACTTGTGTTTTTGAAAAGGAGAATGATCCTTCGCTGCTGCGATCCCCGTCAGCAGGAAAACTCATTCAGTACACAGTCGAAGATGGTGGACACGTGTTTGCTGGCCAGTGCTACGCTGAGATAGAG GTGATGAAGATGGTGATGACCCTTACTGCTGCAGAGTCCGGTTGTATTCATTATGTGAAGCGGGCTGGAGCAGCACTGGAGCAGGGCTGCGTTATCGCaaaactgcagctggatgacCCGAGCAGAGTACAACAG GCAGAGCTGTACACAGGGGCCCTGCCTTCTGTCCAGGCAGTAGCTCTGCGAGGTGAGAAGCTGCACAGAGTCTTCCATAACACACTGGATCACCTTGTTCACATAATGAATGGCTACTGTCTCCCCGAGCCCTTCTTCAGCAGCAAG TTAAAAGAGTGGGTTGAAAGGCTGATGAAAACCATGCGTGATCCCTCTTTGCCACTGCTGGAACTCCAAGAAATTATGACCAGCGTGTCGGGTCGCATCCCCCCCGCTGTGGAGAAGGCCATAAAGAAGGAGATGGCTCAGTATGCTAGCAACATCACCTCTGTGCTCTGCCAGTTCCCCAGCCAGCAG ATTGCGAACATCCTGGACAGCCATGCTGCTACTCTAAACAAGAAATCGGAAAGAGAAGTGTTCTTCATGAACACACAGAGTATTGTCCAGCTGGTGCAGAA GTATCGCAGTGGCATTCGAGGTCATATGAAGGCTGTAGTAATGGATCTGCTCAGGCAGTACCTTAAAGTAGAAATTCAGTTTCAGAATG GACATTAtgacaagtgtgtgtttgcactgcgtgaggaaaacaaaggagactTGACCAATGTGCTCCACTACATTTTTTCCCACGCCCAAGTCACCAAGAAGAACCTGCTTGTTACCATGCTCATT gACCAACTGTGTGGCCGTGATCCCACGCTCACTGATGAACTGATGACCATCTTGACCGAGCTCACTCAGCTCAGCAAGACAACCAACGCCAAGGTGGCACTGCGCGCTCGGCAG GTGTTGATAGCTTCCCATCTTCCCTCCTATGAGCTTCGACACAACCAGGTGGAATCCATCTTCCTGTCAGCTATTGACATGTATGGACACCAGTTCTGCATTGAAAACCTGCAG aaactGATCCTTTCAGAAACATCAATTTTTGATGTTCTGCCCAACTTCTTCTATCACAGTAATCAGGTAGTCAGGATGGCTGCACTTGAG GTGTACGTCCGCAGAGCGTACATCGCCTATGAGCTCAACAGTGTTCAGCATCGACAGCTAAGAGACAACACATGCGTAGTTGAGTTCCAGTTCATGCTTCCCACCTCGCATCCAAACAG GATGTCGTTCTCCTCCAACCTGAACCACTACGGCATGGTTCACATGGCCAGCGTGAGCGATGTTCTGCTGGATACAACTTTCACACCGCCTTGTCAACGCATGGGAGCCATGGTCTCCTTCCGCTCTTACCAGGAGTTCACCAG GAATATAACAGATGTGCTGAGCTGCTTCTCTGACTCTCCCCCATCGAGTCCAAGCTTCCCAGAGGGAGGGAATCCAGTTCTGTACGGTGAAGAGGAGAACAAG AGTGCCCAGGATGAGCCCATCCATATACTGAATGTGGCTATAAAGACAGACAGTGACACTGATGACGACGGACTGGCAGCCATGTTCCGGGATTTCACTCAGTCAAAG AAATCTCTGCTGTTTGAACATGGCGTTCGAAGACTCACTTTCCTTGTGGCGCAGAAG AGAGAGTTCCCGAAATTTTTCACATTCCGCGCCAGGGACAAG TTCGAGGAGGACAGGATCTATCGCCATTTGGAGCCAGCGCTCGCTTTCCAGTTGGAGCTCAACCGCATGCGCAATTTTGCCCTAACCGCCATCCCATGCGCCAACCACAAGATGCACCTGTACCTGGGTGCAGCTCGCGTGGAAGTGGGCACCGAGGTCACGGACTACCGCTTCTTTGTACGAGCCATCATCCGCCACTCTGACCTGGTCACAAAG GAGGCCTCTTTCGAGTACCTTCACAATGAGGCTGAGCGCTTGCTGCTGGAAGCCATGGATGAGTTGGAGGTGGCTTTCAACAACACAACTGTCCGAACTGACTGCAACCACATCTTCCTCAACTTTGTTCCCACCGTCATCATGGACCCATCAAAG ATTGAAGAGTCTGTGCGCTCAATGGTCATGCGTTATGGCAGCCGCCTGTGGAAGCTGCGGGTTCTGCAGGCTGAACTGAAAATCAACATCCGCTTGACTCCAACAGGAAAGCAGATCCCCATCCGCCTATTTCTCACTAATGAATCAGGCTACTACCTGGACATCAGCTTATACAAGGAGGTCACAGATTCCCGAACGGGACAG ATCATGTTCCAAGCATATGGAGACAAGCAGGGTCCGTTGCATGGCATGCTCATCAACACTCCTTATGTCACAAAGGACCTGCTGCAGTCCAAGCGCTTCCAGGCGCAGTCTCTGGGCACCACCTACGTCTACGACTTTCCAGAAATGTTCAGACAG GCTCTGAAGAAGCTTTGGCACTCATGCCAAACTTATGCCCACTTACCCAAGTGCCCTCTTCCTTCTGAGCTACTCACCTTCACTGAGCTGGTTCTTGATGCACAGGGGCAGCTGGTACAGATGAACCGACTGCCAGGGGGAAACGAG ATTGGTATGGTGGCATGGAGGATGACACTGCGAACCCCAGAGTATCCAGCTGGACGCGAGATCATTGTCATAAGTAATGACATCACCCACAAAATCGGCTCGTTCGGGCCCCAGGAGGACGTGCTGTTCCAGCGAGCCTCAGAGATGGCAAGAGAGAGTGGAATCCCTCGAATATACATAGCGGCGAACAGCGGCGCCCGCATCGGCCTGGCAGAGGAGATCAGGCACATGTTCCATGTGGCCTGGCAGGATCCAGCAGACCCCTATAAG GGCTTCAAGTATCTCTACCTCACGCCTCAGGATTACAAGAAGGTTTCGGCTCTGAACTCTGTGCATTGCGAACATGTGGAGGATGAGGGAGAATCTCG GTACAAGATCACTGATATCATTGGAAAAGATGAAGGGCTGGGTGTGGAGAATCTGAGGGGTTCTGGGATGATAGCTGGAGAGTCGTCTTTGGCCTATGAGGAAATCATCACCATGAACCTG GTCACATGTCGAGCCATAGGAATTGGGGCCTATCTGGTGAGACTTGGACAAAGAACCATTCAAGTGGACAACTCGCATATCATCCTTACTGGGGCTGGAGCACTCAACAAg GTTCTGGGCCGTGAGGTGTACACATCCAACAACCAACTCGGTGGAATTCAAATTATGCACAACAACGGTGTGACCCACTGCACAGTCAGCGACGATTTTGAGGGAGTTTTCACTCTTCTGCAGTGGCTAGCCTACATGCCCAAG TGTAAATTTAGTCCAGTGCCCATCCTCGCGGCCAAAGATCCCATAGATCGGCTTGTGGAGTTTGTTCCCACCAAGGCTCCGTATGACCCTCGCTGGATGCTAGCAGGACGTCCTAGCCAAA CTCCAAAGGGTTCCTGGCAGAGTGGGTTCTTTGACCACGGTTCCTTCATGGAGATCATGCAGCCATGGGCTCAGAGTGTGGTGGTAGGCAGAGCCAG ACTGGGTGGAATACCTACAGGAGTGGTTGCTGTGGAAACCAGGTCAGTAGAGCTGTCAATCCCAGCCGATCCAGCCAACTTGGACTCGGAGGCTAAG ATCATCCAGCAGGCAGGACAGGTGTGGTTCCCAGATTCTGCTTTCAAAACCGCTCAGGCCATAAAGGACCTGAACCGTGAAGGTTTACCTCTCATCGTGTTTTCCAACTGGAGAGGTTTTTCTGGTGGAATGAAAG ATATGTACGACCAGGTGCTGAAGTTTGGAGCCTACATTGTGGATGGGCTGAGGGAGTACAAGCAACCGGTGCTGGTTTATATTCCCCCGCAGGCGGAGCTCAGGGGAGGCTCCTGGGTGGTTATAGATCCCACTATCAACCCTCGTCACATGGAGATGTACGCCGACAAGGACAGCCG AGGCGGAGTGTTGGAGCCTGAAGGAACCGTAGAGATCAAGTTTAGGAGAAAGGACCTGGTGAAGACCATGAGGAGGGTTGACCCGGTCTACATGGGCTTAGCTGAAAGATTGG GAACCCCAGAGCTAAGTCCTCCTGATCGTAAAGAGCTGGAGACTAAGCTGAAGGAGCGGGAGGAGTTTCTCCTGCCCATCTACCACCAGGTGGCCGTGCAGTTTGCAGATCTACATGACACCCCGGGTCGCATGCAAGAGAAGGGCGTCATCACG GACATCCTGGAGTGGCAGACCTCCCGCCAGTTCTTCTACTggcgtctgcggcgtctgctgctggaggacaccGTGAAGAGGAAGATCCAAGCAGCCAACAGCGAGCTGACGGACGGCCAGGTCCAGGCAATGCTGCGCCGCTGGTTCGTGGAGGCAGAGGGGGCTGTGAAG GCCTATCTGTGGGATAACAACGAGGAGGTGGTGGGCTGGCTGGAGAGGCAGatagcggaggaggagggcgcgcgCTCCGTCGTCGACGAGAACATCAAGTACATCCGCCGAGATCACATCCTCAAGCAGATTCGCAG